AAGCTCAGCATGACGTTCCTGAGAAGCCAGTGGCTTGGTCAAACTACCCGGCCGATGTGCCTTCCAGCCGGTTGGCGTCGTCGTAGAGGGGAAGGGTGCCGGAGGTGCGCCCCAGCATTTTTTGCCGCCAGTGGTGGCCCAACGTTGGCAAAGCCGCCAGCGCGGCCGATAGGGCCAGGTCTTCGCGCAGTTCATATTTCACGCTGTTGGCGCGGGCCACCGTCCACTCGGGGTAGGGGCGCTCTATCAGCTCCAGCGTATCCTGCGCCGACACGCGGCCGGGCTGCAGCACGCGCATGTACCAGCCCGTGAAGCCGGAATCCTGCAGCCATTTGGGCAGCAAAGGCAGCTGCCAGCGCAAACCTAGCTGGAAGCAAGGCGAGCGGGGCTGCGAAATCTGAATCCGCGCCTCGCCCCATTGAAATACGTCGCCGAGGCTGACATCCTGCTCGGTGCAAGAGCCGGCCAGCGTGAGGTTTTCGCCAAAGCTCCCGGGCAGCAGGGGCTGGCCCATCCGCTCCGACCAGTAGCTATAATGTGTGCCGGGATACACGCACAACGCCTGATCGGGGCCGCCGTGGGCTTTCAGGTTGGCTTGCCCGTCGCCGGTTAGGTTGAGGGCATCCAGCCACAGCGGTTCCGTAACGGCTGTTTTGCGGATGGCCGTTACCCATTTCCGCGCCAGTGGGTTTGGTGCATCAGGCGAGCCTAATTGCTGGGGCTTGCCCACGGATACGGCTGCGAGTGGAATGGATAGAGGCGGAAAGCATGGCATAGAGTAAATAAAAGGAATAAAAGTGCAGGCCAGTTGGGAGGTGCTTTAAGGGTTACAAAGAGAGCATTAGGATAAGATGAAAATTAAATATTTGGATTGTTTTTTATTATAAAATCTAATATTGATTCAATAACTCGTATTGATTCGGTAGATAAATTTGATTCATTAATATGCATGGTAGCATATTCACAAAACTCTACTTTGTTGTTAATGGTAGAGTTGGTGCTTGTTTTATCTTTCTTAAAGCTCTTGGTTTTTATAGTTTCCTTTTTATTAATCTTTTTTAATTTAGGTAAAAGATTATCGTCTATATATGTTCCTAGTTTAATATATTTATAGTCTTCCTGTTTAAATTCTGGTATTGAAATCATTTGGTGTTTTTTTATGCTTGGGTAGTCTTTAATAGTTTTTATTATTACATCAGGAGATAATAGGTTTTCTACTTCAGTAACATTTAAAACAAGTAGATTGAATTTTAATTTTTCTTTTAATGCCTTTTTTCGATCTGTATTTTTATTATTATCGTCATCAATGATTACCATTGCTTTGCCGCATAAAAACTTTACTGGTACTTTGCTGGAAATATTATCAAGTAAATTATTATTTTCGAAATCCAAGTGAACAATATTGTCTCCAGTGCTATAAACGAATATATAGTGCTGCCCTTCTTTGATTTTGTTGTTTAAGCTTCTGTATTTATTTTTGCTTTTATTGCTTTTTAAATATGTATCAATCATTTTTTGTAAATATAATTTATCTGTAACGCCTTCTACCCAAATCGAGCAATTTGATAAAAAAACTGATGATTTATTTGCTCCAATTAAGTCTAGTACAGAAGTATCTCCATAACTTATATTTTGCAATTGAAAGTTAGGTAAATAATCACGTGTATGCGTCTTTTGTTTATTTATGCTGAAAATGGATGTGTTTTCATTGTGAGAGGAATAATTAATGATATGGTTTGAATGTGTTACTGTAAAGATCATAAAATTGCTTGTTTGTTCTGCATTGGATAATAAATCCATGAGTTTTCTTTGTAAAGACGGATGAATAAATAATTCTGGTTCTTCTATTAAAATTATTCCTCGTTCATAATTGAAAAATGGAAATGTTAGAATAATAATCATCTGTAAACCATCCCCTAAATGATGGATTGGTTGTGCTTTTTCCCCTCCAATTTTTATTTTTATTATTTTTTTTTCATCATCAGTTATAAAAGAAATGTTATCTGAGTCAAAAAAATTGATTGATAGAAATTTCTCAAATTTGTGTAATTTTTCGATTTGCTCGTGGTCTGAGTTTCTTAACTTAAAAATTTGCTGATAAAAATTTTGCCCATTTTGAATAATTATATTACTTGATTTATTTTGATCAGTTTGGTCTTCCAGCTTTTTTATATCATATTCTTGTCTAGTTTTTTCCTCAAACTCGAAAGGATTTGAATAAACACGTAAACTTCTAATCGTTGGTATATATATTTTGTAGTATTTTTCTATTATATTATATTTACCCAAATTATTTAGTAGCTCATTTAATAGGGGTATTCCAAAATTTGCAACATGTCTACTGCTGCTATTGTGATAAGTTCCCCCGCCAACACGGATAACATGATAATAATCAACTAATAATAAAGAATGTATTACCTCGGCTCTTGCTATTAGTGCCTGTATTGATTCTGTTTGTTGATAAATGTATAAATTTTTACTTATATCTGATTTTGTAAATTCTGCATTGTTATTGCCTTTGTATGTTAAAATTTCTTCAAATAAAGTTTCTAATTTTTTGGTAATATTATTTAAATCAATATTTATTGCTGCTACAGCTCCCTGGCTTACAAATGACTTGTTAATTACAGATTTTAATATTTCCCTTGTTAACAAACTCTTTCCAGAGTTGTTAGTGCCAATTAATGTATTTACTCTCGAAAGAGGATGCATTAATTTTATCTCTGATTTGTTATGGTCAAAAATATGGCCAGATAACTTAGTCGGTATTTCAACTGCGTTGATTAGTTCGTAGATTTTCATATGAAAAAAGGCAGAGCCATTTTCGTGACTCTGCCTTTATTAGTTTCTTAACAAAATTAAATTACATATCCTTGATAATCTCGTCGCCAAACTCCGAGCACTTTAGCAGGGTAGCGCCTTCCATCAAACGCTCGAAGTCGTAGGTGACGCGCTTGGAGGCAATGGCGGCTTCGATGCCTTTGTAGATGAGGTCGGCGGCTTCCTGCCAGCCCATGTACTCCAGCATTAGTGCCCCTGAGAGGATAACTGAGCCGGGGTTCACTTTGTCCTGGTTGGCGTACTTGGGCGCCGTGCCGTGGGTGGCCTCAAAAATGGCGTGGCCGGTTACGTAGTTAATGTTAGCACCGGGCGCAATGCCGATACCGCCCACAATGGCGGCCAGGGCATCGGAGATATAGTCGCCGTTCAGGTTCAGGGTAGCCACTACCGAGTACTCGGAGGGGCGGAGCAGAATCTGCTGCAGGAAGGCATCGGCAATGCTGTCCTTGATAAGGATTTTGCCGCTTTCCAGGGCTGCCTTCTGCTGGGCATCGGCTACGTCCTGGCCCTGCTTGGCCGCGGCTTTGTCGTACTGGCTCCAGGTGTACACTTTGTCGCCAAACTCCCGCTCGGCCAGCTCGTAACCCCAGGTTTTGAAGGCACCCTCGGTGAACTTCATGATATTGCCTTTGTGCACAATGGTCACGGAAGGCTTCTTGTTATCAATGGCGTACTGAATGGCGGCGCGCACCAGGCGCTCCGTGCCTTCCTTGGAAACGGGCTTGATGCCGAAGGAGGAAGTCTCGGGGAAGCGGATTTTCTTCACGCCCATCTCATCCTGCAGGAATTCCAGCATTTTCTGGGCTTGAGGCGTGCCGTTCATATACTCAATGCCGGCGTAGATATCCTCCGTGTTTTCGCGGAAGATAACCATGTCCGTCAGCTCGGGGTGCTTCACGGGTGAAGGCACGCCCTGGAACCAGCGTACGGGGCGCACGCAGGCATACAGGTCCAGCTCTTGGCGCAGAGCTACGTTCAGGGAGCGAATGCCGCCGCCTACGGGCGTGGTGAGGGGACCTTTAATACCCACCAGGTATTCGCGGAAGGCATCCAGCGTTTCGTTGGGCAGCCAGTTATTGAGTTGCTTGAAAGCCTTTTCTCCCGCCAGCACTTCCTTCCACATCAGCTTGCGCTTGCCGCCGTAGGCTTTTTCCACTGCCGCGTCAAACACTTTAACGGAAGCCGCCCAAATGTCCGGACCCGTACCGTCGCCCTCAATAAAGGGAATGGTAGGTTGGTCGGGTACGTTCAGCTTGCCGTTCTTGATGGTGATTTTTTGCTCTGCCATTGGTATGTAAGGACTTGGGGACGTAGGTCTTCGGTCTTCGGTTTAAGGTGAAAGGATGTATGCCGGGCCGGGTAGGAGGGACGGAAGGCGCAGGCCGCGGGTACTGCAAAAACAATGGGGTGCCCAAAAGGCGGTGCAAAGAAACTAAGAGCGGCCCCCTAATTCCTAAGCTCTGCCTTAATACCCGAAAATTTCTTTTAGGGTGAGCTGCTGCACTTTTCCGTATTTGGCTAATTCCGGGAAGTTGAGCCGCTCCTTGGAGCCAATGACCAGAATGCTTTGGTTCTGGCCCTTCACTTTGGCTTCCTGAAACTTCTTCAGGTCATCAAAGCTCATGTTGTAGGTTTTCTCATACACATCGCGGCGCAGGTCGTAGTCCAGGCCCAGGCGCTTGGCGCGCTCGTAGCTGAACAGGATGTCGGACTTGGTGATGCGCTCCGTGGCAATGCTGTTGCGGATAGCGTTTTTGGCAATCTGCAGGTTGGCTTCGGCCACGGGCATATCGTTCAGAAGGGTCTGCATGCCGGCCATGGCCTCGGGCAGCTTGTCGCTCTGCGTCCCGATGTAGGAGAGAATGTAGTTGGAGCGCCCCAGCTTATCGGCATTGGCATACCGCGACGAAGCCGAGTACGCCAGCGCCTTGCTCTCGCGCAGCTCCTGAAACACGATGCTGCCCATAGAGCCGCCAAAATATTCGTTGTACAGGCTCACCGTAGGCACAATGTTCTTGTCATACGCGTCGCCCTTCGTCAAAAACAGAATTTCCGCCTGCACCATGTTATAATCGACCCAATAGACTTTGCGGTCCTTCATAGGTTGCTCCGCGAAGTCATTATTGGCTGGCACAGGGGTGAGGGTGGCAGGTGTTTTGTGCAGTTGGTTCAGAACCGTAGATAGTCCTCTGCTTGGCCCACTAGCTGTAATAGGCTGCTTAACTACGTTAGTATCCTTTCCTGTTATTGGATCTTTAACCTTTACAGGAAGTTCGTCAGCATCAATAACCACACGCGGGCCATAGTACAGCACCCGGTGCTGATAGGTCGGAATCCTCTTGATGAGCGCCGTTAGCTGCTCTGGCTTCAGGGCACGCAGCTGCTTTTCCGTGAGCTGCGAGGTGAAGGGGTTTTTGGGGCCGTATTTGGCGAAGTTTACCATGGCCTGGCTCAGAATTACCTGCTTGTTCAGCTTGGCATCCTGACGGGCTTTCAGCACACCATCCACCATGTTTTTCAGGGCGGCGACATCGGGCTTGGGGTTAGCCAGCAGGCTTTCAAACAGCTGCAGGGCCGGCTCAAAGTTATCGTCGAGGCCGGAGAGGCTCACGTACACGCGGTCCTGCCCGCTCTGCACGCCAAACGAGCAGCCCAGCTTGTAGAACTCCTGCTGCAGCTGCGCGGCCGAGTATTTATCGGTGCCGAGGTACTGCAGATAGTCGGCGGCCAGACCCAGACGCGGGTCGTTGTTGGTGCCCATATCGAGCACGTAGTACAAATCGAAGAGGTTATTCTCGGTGTTGCGGGTGTAGAACACCGGCACACCCGAGGCCAGTTTCAGCTCCTGAATATCCTTCTTGTAGTCCAGGAACACCGGCTGTAGTTCGGGTGAGGACATCTCCGTTACCTGCTTGTAGAAGCTGGACGCTACTTCGCGGTTTACGGGTACCGGCGTAATGGCCGGCTTCACCACTTTTACTTTGTTGGGGTCCTGGCCGGTGCGCTTGTACACGGCCACGTAGTTGTTCTGATAGTACTGGTTGGCCACGCGCATCACATCGGCCTTGGTAATCTTACCAAAGTCGTCAATCTGCTTGAGGTAGTCTTTCCAATCCTGGCGGGCTATGAAGGCTGATACAAAGGCACCGGCACGGGCCTCATTGCTCTCATAGCTTTTGGTGCGCTGCAGCTTCTCGTTGTTGATGATGGCTGGAATCAGCCAGTCGGGGAAGTCACCCTTTTTCACCTTGTTCAGCTCGCCCAGGAGCAGGTCGCGTACTTGCGTCAGGCTCTGGCCCTGGCGTGGGGTAGCGTAGAGAATGTGCGAGGCGTAGTCGTCGTTGATATCGGTGAACGAAGCGGCCTGCAGCACTTTCTGCTGCTGGTTCAGGTCCAGGTCAATCAGACCGGCCTGGCCGTTGCTCAGAATCTTGTCAATCATGCGCAGCACCAGCGCATCGGGCGTAGTGGTGCCGGGAAAGCGGAAGCCCAGCATGACGTTTTCCGCGTCGGGGCCTTTCACTTCCTTAACAATAGGCGCCGTAATGGGGTCTTCCTGCGCCACGGTAAACGTGGGCACCGGCTTGCTCTTCAGCTGCCCAAAATACTTGTCAATCACCCGGATGGCCTGGTCGTAGTCCAGGTCACCGCTCAGGGCTACCGCGAAGTTGTTCGGCACATAATACTGGTCGAAATACTTCTTGATTTCCGTGATAGAGGGGTTTTGCAGGTGCTGAATGGTCCCAATGGTGGTTTGGGTGCCGTACTGGTGCTTGCGGTACAGGCTGGCATTCAGGGCCTCAAACTCCTTGTTGAAGTCGTTATCGAGGCCGCGGTTTTTCTCCTCGTACACGGCCTCCAGCTCTGTGTGGAACAGGCGCGGCACCAGCTCGCCAAAACGCTCGGCCTGAATGGCGGCCCACTTCTCAATCTGGTTGGAGGGAATATCCTCCTGGTACACGGTCTGCTCGTTGGAAGTGTAGGCGTTGGAGCCTTTCGCCCCAATGGCGCCCATCACCTTATCGTACTCATTGGCCACGGCGTACTTGGCCGCCACGCTGGAAATCGAGTCAATCTGGTGGTAGAGATGCTTGCGCTCGGTCTGGTCGGTTTTGGAGCGGTATACCTCGTAGAGGGCCTCAATCTTGTCCAGCTCGGTTTTCTCGGCGGCCCAGTTCTGCGTGCCCAGGCGAGAAGTGCCTTTGAACACCATGTGCTCCAGGTAGTGCGCCAGGCCGGTGGCGGTGCTGGGGTCGTTTTTAGAGCCGGCGCGCACCGCTACGTAGGTCTGAATGCGCGGGGCATCCTCGTAGTCGGAGAGGTACACCGTCAGGCCGTTGTCGAGGGTGTAGATGCGGGCCTTCAGTGGGTCGCCTTCTACGGTGGTGTACTTATATTCCTTGGTTTGGGAAACCGGGGCTGTGGCCGAAGCGGCGGGCTTACTAGACTGGCACTGAGTAGTGAGGCCCAGCGCAACTACCGCCGGGAATAAAAGCAGAAAGGGTTTTTTCACGAGAGCAGACGCAGAATTTCAGGCAGGAAACAAGAAATCAAAGATAGGCCGCCCGCCTTGGAATTAAAAGCCGATTTGGATTCTGGCTTGATAGAAAAGAACAAAGCCAGAATAGCGGGGAAGAAGCTACGGCTAAAAGCTAGTTCCCCTCCTCAGATGAGGAGGGGCTAGGGGTGGTTGATCAATCGTTGTTTATCTGGAACGTCCTACTGAGCCTGTCGAGACATCTCGCGTGCTGCCGTGGTAATTGTCATGCTGAGCCTGCCGAAGCATCTCTACCGCTTCGTTGCCAAGGTATACCACACTACCAAGATGCTTCGACAAGCTCAGCATGACAATTACCACGGCAACGGCAGCACGCGAGATGCTTTGCCCCGCTCTGCATGACAGTCGGGCTTCGTTCAACCAAACAACGGCTTTCACCACCCCGGCCTGCGGCCACCCCTCCTTAAAAAAGGAGGGGAGCTAGTTTTAGCATCCAATTTTTAGTTTCTACTCTCTAAAAATCAGTGTCTAAACCCAGGCGCTGGCGCATTTCTACCAGGGCAGGGAATTTTTCGGCCAGATACTCAAACTTATCAGCGGAGGTGTAGAGCTTGCGGCCGGTGCTTTGCTGCTCTACTATTTCGGCCTGTAGGGTGAGGCGCGGGTAGCCGGTGCGGCGGCGTAGCTCACCCGTCAGCTCGGCCCGATACTCGTTAAATACGTCTTCCTGCACCGGGTTATCCACCAGAAGCTTGATGACGTGCTTTTCATCGGCCTGCACGGGGCGGTTCAGCACGGTGTACACGCTCATGCTGCTGGCTTTATATATGTCCTTCAGCGCGGCCCAGGCCTGCTGCAATAGGGCATCATCAATGGTGGGCAGCGTGCCCGGCGTGGTGGGCGCGTCTTCCTCCACCACCGTGGCCCGACTGGCCGAGTTTTCCCGCGCCGCTTGTTCTTTGATACCAGCTAGGCTGGGCAGCTTGGAAATGCTCCCACTTTTGGCGAGGGAAGGCATGGGCCGAATTGGCGCGGCTACTACCGGTATGTCGCCGGGTTCGTGGCCGGCCACGCTGGGGCGGCCCGTTTCTACGTGCGGCGTGCTGTCCAGCACCTGATGGTGCGTGGGCACCGGCGCGGGTGGATTCTCAATGCTGAGCGTCTCGTGCAGCTCCTCTACGCCGCTATCCACCGGAATCAGAGGTTCCGGGTCGGCGGGAATGGCCTTGATGGGAGCCGTAGCAGGCTGTGGAGCGGCCGCTACGGCTGGTTTAACCGGACTGCTGGCGGCGGCCACAGGAGCCGCAGCCGGCGCTACACTAGTTTTTTTTTTCGCCTCGCCGTTATCTGACGATGCGCGCTGCGGGCTGGCGGCCGCGCCACCTTGCAGGTCGCGGGCAAACTGCACGGCCCCGTTGAGGTAGGCCAGCTTCATGAGCGTGAGCTCCACGTGCAGGCGTTGGTTTTTGGCCTGCTTAAACTCCCGGTCACAGAGGCTCACCAGGTTCAGGGCGGAGAGCAGAAACGCCAGCGGCGCGGCCTGGGCCTGCTGCACGTAGCGCGCCCGAATGCCTTCCGATACTTCCAGCAGCTGCACCGTTACGGGGGCTTTGCACACCAGCAAACCACGCAGGTGCTCGGCGGCACCTACCACAAAGTTGTGCAGGTCGAAACCATTCTGCATCACCTCTTCCAGCAATAGCAGCGCGGCCGAGAGGTTTTCCGTCAGCAAAGCATCCACTAAGCGGAAATAGTATTCATAATCCAGAATATGCAGGTTCTGGATAACGTCTTTATAGGTCAGATTGTGGCCCGAGAAGGTCACCATCTGGTCGAACATGGACAGCGCGTCGCGCAGGCCGCCATCGGCCTTCTGGGCCAGCAGATGCAGGGCGTCGTCTTCGGCCTGTACTTTTTCCTGGGTGGCCACATAGCGCAGGTGCGTGCGCATGTCATCCACCTTAATGCGGTTGAAGTCGAAGATCTGGCAGCGCGACAGAATGGTGGGGATAATCTTGTGGCGCTCAGTGGTAGCCAGAATAAAAATGGCGTAGCTCGGTGGCTCTTCCAGCGTCTTCAGAAAGGCATTGAAGGCCGCGTTGGAGAGCATGTGCACCTCGTCGATGATATAAATCTTGTAGCGGCCGGCCTGGGGAGCGTAGCGTACCTGCTCCACCAGGGAGCGAATATCTTCCACAGAGTTGTTGGAAGCCGCATCTAGCTCGTGCACGTTGAAGGAGGCGTTCTGGTTGAACGCCCGGCACGACTCGCACTCGTTGCACGCTTCAGCCTCAGCTGTAAGGTTGGTGCAGTTGATGGTTTTGGCCAGAATGCGCGCACAGGTGGTTTTACCCACGCCGCGCGGTCCACAAAACAGGAACGCCTGCGCCAGGTGGTTGCTCAGAATGGCGTTCTGCAGGGTAGTGGTTACGTGCTGCTGACCCACCACGCTGCGAAACGTGGCTGGGCGGTACTTGCGGGCAGATACAACGAAATTCTCCATACGACTAGCCACAAAGATACCGCGAAAACCCGGGCTTTGGAAGGGGACAGGAGGCTGCCATCCACCAGTAGCGCGAAGCTCCGGCTTCGCGTACGAGCAACGCGAGTAGCAGGCGTCTGCATTCGTTTGGAACTCGCTGCGCTCGTACGCGAAGCCGGAGCTTCGCGCTACTGTGTTCCCTACTTTAAATGGAACAAATTCACCCCGCAGCAACGTTTATTGCCTGATGTGCGTACCTTCGCACCCCGCCTCTTGGGGCGGGTATCGTTCTTTCTTTTCTGGGGCTGACTGGAATTGACAGCTTGAGCAAGTCGCGAGTAAGCGTGTCGGGAGTTGGATGAATCTCCCGCTAAAAAGCCGTCCAAACAATAACTGGCGACTATTCGTACGCCATGGCTGCTTAGTCTAGGTACTAAGTAATGTCATCGTCCCGCACCCGTCTTCCTTCTCACGGGTGAGTTCGGGGCGTCGTAAGTAGTTAGGATAGTTCTGGTGGCGCTGTGACGCCAGAGCGAAACTCAAACAGATAAGGGGAAACCAAGGGCCTGATGTGCGCCTGGGCTCCCACGAAAATTTAAGCATAGATACACACGTAGAAAGCTCGACGCCTTCCTTGTCTGGACCAGGGTTCGAATCCCTGCAGCTCCACAAAAAAGCCCTCCCCGGTTTCGGGGAGGGCTTTTTTTGTGAATTGCCAATTCTTTTGCCTACAAATTGTGCATAAGAGGAAATACAACCTAGGAAGGAAAAGCTGACGCTTCGCAGCTATCTGTCTGTAAAAGCGAACTGTTTACTCCCTTTGCCTCCATGGGCTGTAAAATATGCGTCGATTCTTATTACTAACTCTTGCTGGTCAGTCATCGAGTCGCCAAGGTAGTGGCTATTATCCGTCGGTTCCTCACTGGTCATAAGTCGACAGGTGCCAAGAGGCTGGTCATATGATGCAAATAAAAAGCTGCCATCCTGAGCAATGATATTATGCTCAAACTTCATTGAGTTGCCAATGAATACATATTCACCTCGCTCATTAATGTAGTTAGCCTGTTCAAGAGGCGGCGTTTTTCCGAAAAAGCCGGCTTGTTCTAGTTGTCTTTGGGTCATAGCTACAAGTTACAAAGCAGTTTCTACACCTGACGGAGTATAACAAAAAAGCCCCGACCTGCTGAGGTCGGGGCTTTTTTTGTTAGTTCAGAAACACTTCCGTTAGCATCTCAAATCGGTGGGGGCCGAAGGCGTTGTAGTACGGGGCCTCGCCTTCGAAGCCGAGGACGTGCACCAGTTCCATGCCTTCCACTTTGCTGGGCACGGTGCGTACGGGGTAAAGTTTGCCTTCTTCAGGCCAGTCGCCCACGTGGTTGGCGGGACGGTTGGATGCATCTATACAGAAAGCATACTGCACCATGGGTTCGGTGCGGGTTGCTTCTGCAAATGTGAGGTTGGTTACTTCTGCCATAG
The Hymenobacter sp. DG25B genome window above contains:
- a CDS encoding MOSC domain-containing protein, with the protein product MPCFPPLSIPLAAVSVGKPQQLGSPDAPNPLARKWVTAIRKTAVTEPLWLDALNLTGDGQANLKAHGGPDQALCVYPGTHYSYWSERMGQPLLPGSFGENLTLAGSCTEQDVSLGDVFQWGEARIQISQPRSPCFQLGLRWQLPLLPKWLQDSGFTGWYMRVLQPGRVSAQDTLELIERPYPEWTVARANSVKYELREDLALSAALAALPTLGHHWRQKMLGRTSGTLPLYDDANRLEGTSAG
- a CDS encoding AAA family ATPase — protein: MKIYELINAVEIPTKLSGHIFDHNKSEIKLMHPLSRVNTLIGTNNSGKSLLTREILKSVINKSFVSQGAVAAINIDLNNITKKLETLFEEILTYKGNNNAEFTKSDISKNLYIYQQTESIQALIARAEVIHSLLLVDYYHVIRVGGGTYHNSSSRHVANFGIPLLNELLNNLGKYNIIEKYYKIYIPTIRSLRVYSNPFEFEEKTRQEYDIKKLEDQTDQNKSSNIIIQNGQNFYQQIFKLRNSDHEQIEKLHKFEKFLSINFFDSDNISFITDDEKKIIKIKIGGEKAQPIHHLGDGLQMIIILTFPFFNYERGIILIEEPELFIHPSLQRKLMDLLSNAEQTSNFMIFTVTHSNHIINYSSHNENTSIFSINKQKTHTRDYLPNFQLQNISYGDTSVLDLIGANKSSVFLSNCSIWVEGVTDKLYLQKMIDTYLKSNKSKNKYRSLNNKIKEGQHYIFVYSTGDNIVHLDFENNNLLDNISSKVPVKFLCGKAMVIIDDDNNKNTDRKKALKEKLKFNLLVLNVTEVENLLSPDVIIKTIKDYPSIKKHQMISIPEFKQEDYKYIKLGTYIDDNLLPKLKKINKKETIKTKSFKKDKTSTNSTINNKVEFCEYATMHINESNLSTESIRVIESILDFIIKNNPNI
- the icd gene encoding NADP-dependent isocitrate dehydrogenase, which codes for MAEQKITIKNGKLNVPDQPTIPFIEGDGTGPDIWAASVKVFDAAVEKAYGGKRKLMWKEVLAGEKAFKQLNNWLPNETLDAFREYLVGIKGPLTTPVGGGIRSLNVALRQELDLYACVRPVRWFQGVPSPVKHPELTDMVIFRENTEDIYAGIEYMNGTPQAQKMLEFLQDEMGVKKIRFPETSSFGIKPVSKEGTERLVRAAIQYAIDNKKPSVTIVHKGNIMKFTEGAFKTWGYELAEREFGDKVYTWSQYDKAAAKQGQDVADAQQKAALESGKILIKDSIADAFLQQILLRPSEYSVVATLNLNGDYISDALAAIVGGIGIAPGANINYVTGHAIFEATHGTAPKYANQDKVNPGSVILSGALMLEYMGWQEAADLIYKGIEAAIASKRVTYDFERLMEGATLLKCSEFGDEIIKDM
- a CDS encoding M16 family metallopeptidase — protein: MKKPFLLLFPAVVALGLTTQCQSSKPAASATAPVSQTKEYKYTTVEGDPLKARIYTLDNGLTVYLSDYEDAPRIQTYVAVRAGSKNDPSTATGLAHYLEHMVFKGTSRLGTQNWAAEKTELDKIEALYEVYRSKTDQTERKHLYHQIDSISSVAAKYAVANEYDKVMGAIGAKGSNAYTSNEQTVYQEDIPSNQIEKWAAIQAERFGELVPRLFHTELEAVYEEKNRGLDNDFNKEFEALNASLYRKHQYGTQTTIGTIQHLQNPSITEIKKYFDQYYVPNNFAVALSGDLDYDQAIRVIDKYFGQLKSKPVPTFTVAQEDPITAPIVKEVKGPDAENVMLGFRFPGTTTPDALVLRMIDKILSNGQAGLIDLDLNQQQKVLQAASFTDINDDYASHILYATPRQGQSLTQVRDLLLGELNKVKKGDFPDWLIPAIINNEKLQRTKSYESNEARAGAFVSAFIARQDWKDYLKQIDDFGKITKADVMRVANQYYQNNYVAVYKRTGQDPNKVKVVKPAITPVPVNREVASSFYKQVTEMSSPELQPVFLDYKKDIQELKLASGVPVFYTRNTENNLFDLYYVLDMGTNNDPRLGLAADYLQYLGTDKYSAAQLQQEFYKLGCSFGVQSGQDRVYVSLSGLDDNFEPALQLFESLLANPKPDVAALKNMVDGVLKARQDAKLNKQVILSQAMVNFAKYGPKNPFTSQLTEKQLRALKPEQLTALIKRIPTYQHRVLYYGPRVVIDADELPVKVKDPITGKDTNVVKQPITASGPSRGLSTVLNQLHKTPATLTPVPANNDFAEQPMKDRKVYWVDYNMVQAEILFLTKGDAYDKNIVPTVSLYNEYFGGSMGSIVFQELRESKALAYSASSRYANADKLGRSNYILSYIGTQSDKLPEAMAGMQTLLNDMPVAEANLQIAKNAIRNSIATERITKSDILFSYERAKRLGLDYDLRRDVYEKTYNMSFDDLKKFQEAKVKGQNQSILVIGSKERLNFPELAKYGKVQQLTLKEIFGY
- a CDS encoding DNA polymerase III subunit gamma/tau; this translates as MENFVVSARKYRPATFRSVVGQQHVTTTLQNAILSNHLAQAFLFCGPRGVGKTTCARILAKTINCTNLTAEAEACNECESCRAFNQNASFNVHELDAASNNSVEDIRSLVEQVRYAPQAGRYKIYIIDEVHMLSNAAFNAFLKTLEEPPSYAIFILATTERHKIIPTILSRCQIFDFNRIKVDDMRTHLRYVATQEKVQAEDDALHLLAQKADGGLRDALSMFDQMVTFSGHNLTYKDVIQNLHILDYEYYFRLVDALLTENLSAALLLLEEVMQNGFDLHNFVVGAAEHLRGLLVCKAPVTVQLLEVSEGIRARYVQQAQAAPLAFLLSALNLVSLCDREFKQAKNQRLHVELTLMKLAYLNGAVQFARDLQGGAAASPQRASSDNGEAKKKTSVAPAAAPVAAASSPVKPAVAAAPQPATAPIKAIPADPEPLIPVDSGVEELHETLSIENPPAPVPTHHQVLDSTPHVETGRPSVAGHEPGDIPVVAAPIRPMPSLAKSGSISKLPSLAGIKEQAARENSASRATVVEEDAPTTPGTLPTIDDALLQQAWAALKDIYKASSMSVYTVLNRPVQADEKHVIKLLVDNPVQEDVFNEYRAELTGELRRRTGYPRLTLQAEIVEQQSTGRKLYTSADKFEYLAEKFPALVEMRQRLGLDTDF